The window ATGTTGTAATAAAAAATGAACACACTTAACCGATCAACACTGTTGTTTCTTCCAGTAAAAGAAGAGAATCCaataatattatatgaattACAAACAGATATGTCTTTAAAACTCTTACAACTTCGCTTTCCATTTTATTGAGTTCGACATAAATATCTGCAACTTGTTTATCACATAACCACAAAGCtgagatgagagagagaagagagagagactcaattTGTAAACAAACATCAGACTTTTCGTACTGCACAATCTACTCATAACCAACTGATTACCATTTGTGTATTCAGAGAAACGTTGAAGGATTTGTCTTAGTGAAAGAAGCAACTTAGTTACCCCATACATTGTCCcaacctccaccaccaccacctggTGCAGCCCCACCTTTAGGACCCTCAATGAAGTTCTGGTTTCCATGTGGCTGGTGAGGTAAAGGGAGTCCATTAGGCCCTTGTGGCGGCTGCTGCATCTTTCTAGGCTTTGTTCTCACCCCAAGCATACGCAATACAAATCTTGCTAACTCTCCATATAACATACCACCACGATCAAATAGCTGAGAGATGAGACAAATGGTTAACACTTGAAACAACAAAACCAAGATAAACtaaatagaagaaaaataaatgaaCCTGAAGAAGAGCAGACATGAACATATGAAAAGCCTGTGTGTTTTGGTCTATCAGCATCGCTACACGGCCAAAGAAATTCACAGCACCTTGCATCTGTCATCAACCAAAACCCAAACACTTTAATGTTCTACACCAATGCTCAAGAAATCGCTAGTCGGTGATTAGGCGCTTTATAAGAGATTATTGCTTAATCAGGcggattttataaaaaaaaaatcattttgtttagatccgatttttagaacactgttATATACAAACTCTTTAAACTTGCTAAGTTGAGTTCTTTGATTCTTTAAACAACACAAACATGAATAGATGAACCATACCACGCGGAGAAACGATATCCAGAAGCCTGGAGGAGATGGAGGCTGATTAAAAGGATCATTAGGATCTTGACCACCATAAGGACTCATACCCATACCCATCCCCATACCAGTCCCCATACCCATACCATAACCACCACCAAAACTGCTGTTATACatcccaccaccaccatacaTCCCTGAACTCCCATACatcccaccaccaccatacCCTCCTCTATTATACATGCTACTACCACCATACATCCCACCCCCATACGACGAACCATACCCACCTAACCCTGAACCGTATGTACCCGATCCATACCCGGAGTTCATACCTAGGTTTGAACCATAACCACCACCGTAAGTGCTTCCATAAGTTTGCTGCTGCTCCCAAGGCCTACTTGGCACAGGCCTAGTCAATCCATTCATTGTAGCGGCGGTGTTAGTCCTGTTAGCAGACGAAACCAGCTCGCCGGGATTCGCTGTGCCAGAGGCCTCGACGGAATCAGCAGTGCTGGTGTTCGAAGGAGGCCTGAAGGGCTTAGGCCCAGATGCGTTGTTGTTGTTCCCTTCTTGTTCCCAAGGCTTAGGAGGACTTCCACCTACATCCCGCCACAAAACTAAAGTTATTACACAAGTAGAATACGAAAAGGAATCAAATTGCATCCGTGAAAACAGAGCATCAAATTGCAATCCGTAAAAAACAGAGCATCTAATTGCAATCAAGAAGAGCCAATAGAATAGATCCACAGGTAAAAGAGATCAAATTGATTGAATACAACACTAATTCAATCACGTATACGACGAAATGTTCTCACTTTCATGATTTTTTCGAAGCGGAGAACAACACGAGAGAACAGAGCTGcaagaggatgatgatgatttgaTCCGTGAAAGATTACAAAAGGCGAAAGCTTTATGAGTAGACTAACCTGATGTAGCCATAACGGAGAGGATTCGAGAGCTTTTTGGTAATCTCCGACGCCTAACCTCAAGCGCGgagagaggaggaagaagacagATGAGGAGGGACCTCGAAATGAGAGGAGAtaacaaaaagagaaaattagctcaatatactaaaAAGAGTGGGATACCATTGAATTGAGAGAAAATGGTAGTAATAGGGGGAAAAAATTGAAGGGAAATAgagtatggagtgcaaataaaGGGGAAGTTGtatgtagggagtacaaatactCTAACAAAAAAGATTACTTTCTTCTTTTaggatattattatattttagccCCTGTAGTTTCGATCTTTGCTAAAAAAAGCCACGtaataaactaaaatagaaaagaaaagccGAGAAAggataaatatgaaaaaaagattttaaaaagatttttttagagaatttgTATTCCCTACACTCAACATATACCCTATTTGCACTCTATACCTTATTTCCCCCCAATTTTTTTCCCCCCATCATCACCATTTTCCCACAACTCTATGGTATCTCACTTCTTTTTGgatattgagctaatttactcatttttttattacaaaagaTTCCATTATTATTAGACGGTCGGATAATCTCTCCACCCATCTCTCTGTTCCTGTCCTGTCTGAATCCCGGAATTGTCCGAAAATTGACACACTTCGGTGTAAACCTTTGTTGAATCTTTTAAGGAAAGGAAGCGAATTTTTGAATATAGAGATTTGGTGTTGATGGCGGCGAGCGCGAATCCGCCGGGGAACAATCAGGAAGGTTCGTCGGCGGCGCAGAAGGTGACGTCTTCATCTCCGGCGGCGAATGGAGCTGCTGTAAAATCGGTGGATAATGGTGGTAATACGACGGTGGATAATTCAGAGACGATACGCGCTTTGAGGCATAATCCAGGAATCTCTGTTGATTGGACTCATGAGGAGCAATCGTTGCTGGAAGATTTGCTCGCAAAgtactcttctttctctctgtctctctctctctatctcgaACTCTCTTCGTATTAGCTGTGTCTGAATTGTTAGCTTTCATGTGTAGATAGAGAAGCAGTGATCTTTTGGATGTGTTTAAAGAAATCGCTAGGCATTAATTAGGCGATTTAGATAAGATTATTGATTATGGAGACAGcctaaatcaattttttttaatttaaaatggttATAGCAAAACCGTTTTGTTTAGCTAGACCGATTTTAGAATACTGATTATGCAGATGTGCCTTTGTTGATGATTGATGTTTATATATACAGGTACGCGTCAGAGCCTACGATTGTTCGTTATGCCAAGATTGCTATGAAGATGAAGGATAAAACTGTCAGAGATGTTGCTTTGCGTTGTAGATGGATGACTGTAagtttctctttgttcttgatcaCTCTTCTTAATCTTTGGCTTTGTTCAGTACTGAGAGTGCACTGATTTGATGGATTTACAGAAAAAGGAAAATGGAAAGCGTAGGAAAGAAGATCATTCGTCAAGGAAGAGCAAAGATAAGAAAGTATGTGGAATTTGATTCATGTGTGCAGTTTTTATACTAGTGAAGCAGGGCCGGTCCTGTTGAAACATTTGCAAAATTTAGGAAAAAAcgcaaatttgtaaaaaaaaaaagaagaaattatataaacttttaatAAATTGTATATAGCCCTTAAAATCTCAGGCTATAGATATAGTGAAGCTATAAATAAAAGAATGATTGGGGTCTTCTAGTGTGTAACTAGCTTGAAGTCTTAGTCTTATGATGTTTTTAGAAGTCTAAATCAGCAAATGAATCTCTGTCTTCACATATTTGTTTGGCAGGAAAAGACTACAGACTCTTCAGCCAAATCCTCATCTCATATGAATGTGCATCCGAATGGTCCTTCATATCCTCCTCCTATGATGCCTATAGATACTGATGATGGCATTTCATTTAAAGGTTTGGTTTGTCTCCAAGAATCCTAGTTTCTTTCATCTAGATTGGGTTTAGAAGAAATATTAAGTAGTGTCTTGTCTTCTTTGCAGCTATTGGTGGTGTGAGTGGAGATCTTCTCGAACAAAATGCTCAGATGTTCAACCAAGTTTCCACAAACTTCTCAGCTTTCCAGGTGAATGCAACTTCCCACTTTTCACCTTGTAGAGTTTTGTATagtttatttgatttgtttctttcttctctttgcAGATACATGAGAACGTCAATATCTTGTGCAAAGCTAGGGACAACATCCTCTCAATCTTGAACGAGTAATACATTCATTCAATTATATCTATAGATGATGTCATTTTTTTCCAACTTGATTTGAACAATTTGTGTTTCAGCTTGAATGACATGCCAGAGGTTATGAAGCAGATGCCACCACTTCCTGTGAAGGTGAACGAAGAGCTGGCTAATTCAATCCTCCCTCGCCCGCCTCATCAAAAGAAGTCATGATGGATCTTATAGAGTCATATATGGTTTGGTTCTGACGAAAAAAGTACTCTCTCCACACCAGGATCAATGAAGATAGGATGGTGGTTTTCTACTTACTCGTAGAGTTACTACTAGTCTGTCTCTTTTGCAGTTTGAGTCGTCTCTGGATGGTTTTTTTTAGCGAATGGTGAATTGATACATGTGAGTAGAGTTGTACTGTCGTTTAGGATGTGAATAGATTTCTACTGTTATGGTTAAAGTCTTGTGTAAATTTGGTTTCAAGCTGAAAAGTTTGAGATCTGTACTACAGATGGTGCGCTGAGTTGTTAGTTTAGAAGGAAACAAATGTACTCATTATTTCTTGTAATAATAAAGCTGAATGTTCTGTATTACAACATGCAAGTCTGGTCCAATTTTGGCTTGGAAGCTTCCAGGAGCCTAACTCTCTCAACCTACAAGAAGACGCAACTCTCTCAACCTACAAGAAGACGCAAATACATGAGAAAGTAATGGAagatcatgatgatgatgacgacgacAATGAGTTATATATGTTAAGTTTTATGAGTGTGTGTCAATAAGCAgttgaatataaaatatttatgtcgtttaaattcgttttttatttatagaacaAAAGTAAAAACATGTGTCGTGTGAAGCAAGTTACCTTAAAGAAACAGTAGAGAACCCCTTGTTAATTACATCAAGAAATGGTGAATACTTCTGTCCTTGGAAGATTACGTTAAAAATGTATCCTTGGGAATTTAGTTCACAAGTGTTGCGATTCCATATTCAAGAACGACAAAAAGATTGATGGTATAAAATACTTGAGAAAATACGAAGTAAATCTCACACGAAAAAAATCACAATACGCACAAAAATTTTCCACAACAATGTAAGGCCAAATACATGTGTTTTATTTCTCTCATAACTATAAATCAACAATGCATGAATTAGATAACATGGGGATGAAAACAGaaagaaaatatgaaacaaGGAAATTAGTAAAATTTCAGAGCTACGAGGCCCATGAACAAGAAGAGAAGAGACGGTGAGAGGCCGTAGGCAGATGAAGGAGAAGGCGGGGACGACCCTGGACCTGGAGACATGGATGGTCCAAATGTAGCAGGTCCTATTCCAAGCAACAAAAAATGGAAGATAAGTAGATTATTGACTCGAGTAggaacataaaattaaattactgcAATTCATAGAGGGACTCCATAATTATTAATgagttaatttatttatttgacgTTGCATAGAGGAGGGACTCTTGGCATGTTACAACACACAACTACACAAGTATTAGGCATGACTCGGATAGGGTTCAAATGCTTTGGATTAAGGTTCGCCACACGGTGTTCAGAAGCATAGTACAATCTTGTACCACTTCCTAAACACAAATGTACTTTTTATTCgtcacaaatattttttatatatccttttttttatatatatccaTTGATACGTGATTAATATGCTTTTATATATCCATTGATACGTGATTAATACGTCAACTAACAGATTAATATTTCAAGATTGACTTTACCTAATTTAGTAATTTAAATAagctaatattttaaaatagaaaaagaaggaTTACCTGTATTATAATTAATGGTCGTGGTGGTCATGAACTGGTGTTCTCTCAACCTAAAGTCCGGCGAAGATGGGAAGAATTCGGCAGGTCCCCTAGCGTAAAGAAGCCTCTCCCGCGGCAGCTCCGCCCTCAACTGGAAACTCAGGTAAAGACGCGACGACACTGACTCAATCTTTAACGAGCCGTTGATGATCTTGAGATCTCCTTGGTCAGGTATCACTTCACCAGGTGATTTCCCTCCGAGTAAGTACTGTTTCGCGCTTCCGCTCCTGCTGTCGGAAGTAATCCACCCGACCACTGCGCTGCTTCCGACCATCTGACCGGTGGTCGAGAATCCGATCCCGATGTAGGCACTGGAATCAGGCGCCGATAAGATGAAACTCCATGTGTTTTCCACCGTTCTAGCATACTATGCGCGCCACATTTCAAAAAATGAGTTAATTTGGTAGGTGTTAAAAAGAGTTATTTTgataaatgtaaatatataaattattttccttAAGAAAATGACAAATTGCAAAATGTTGATATTACAGGAGACATACAAAATGTAAGATGAAATCTAGAGCGTTATTTCATTGACtgcaatttttaaaaagaatatacattcatttaaaaaatatatagacattcattttaatttgataaatataagtatataaatgaTTTTCAATAAGAAAATGTTAAATTACAAAATGTTGCTATTACAAGATACATGAAAAAATATAAGATGAAATCTAGAGCGTTATTTcagtgaatatatatatatatatattattttaaaagtatacatatatttatattttcactaTTTCCTAAATGGGTATAAAAGATTATTAACACGTATTTGTATGACGAAAATAGAAACTCAAATGATGCGGAGAATAACCACAGTTCCAACACGGCAAAACGTATACTATATCCGATTAATTCGTACAACGGATTATATCTTGTTTATCTAGTGCAACTCCATATACTCTCTTTTGAAATCTatgaaaaataatcaaatttgaaaatgaaaatatgaatTACTCGGAGGATGTAATTCTGGACTCTCCAAACTTCCACGCATTGATGGTGGCGCGAGTCGAAGGCGAGGTCCTTGAGAGGTAGAGTTGAATTGCACGAATCCGTAGCTTGCTGACCATTAACTATGGTGAACAGAGGTAGAAGCTGAAGAGCTATTAAGCTGGAGATGAAAGAAACAGAACAAagcttcatcttcttcgttATCCCTCTCTTAATATCAATAATGAACGTAAAAGGAAATAAATGGAATGATCAGAATAATTACGATGAAAATGactttatatatatgtagtgTGTGAGATAGTGTGAGCAGAAACAGTTGAATAATTCAACAATGTGTACTGCTTTTAATGCTTGTACTACTTCTACACGTTCTTCTATCTTACTAAGTCCATCGACTTAAAACGACCGTGTCTATCTCTCAATATCATATCTATTTCTTAAGAGAGAAATACATTTGAAGGAGCGATGCATTTTGTAAACCAATCACGCAAAATGTTATGTCACTGTTAATTATCAAACCTtgtggtttttggtttttacacTTTCGGGGACCAGAGGAGACGActtgaaacaacaaaaataaatcttctttattctaccgaaaacagagaaaaatcatTGATAATTAATCGGTTCCGCTATCTCAACAAGCACCAAACCCCACCCCACCCCAGGTCCCCACTAGCCTAATGAGTTCTCCATCAGCAGAACAAGGTGTCTAGGACTTGAAGTTCTTGTTGTCAGCAATCCTCGGTGCACTTCAGCTCTGTAATCCCTTGGCTGTGTCTGTTGGAGGATGGGCCTTCTTCCCACTCACGAGTCGGACATGAAAGAAGAAGCCCAATAACAAATGACCGGTCCAACCGGATCGATAAACCCTCGGCGCGCACGCAAGGAACAGATGCCTAATGACGTAGGCTGTACTGACGGCCGATCATAGGTATAAACCTACAAAAGTAATAATACAATGATGATCGCTAAACCAATCCTCTGACACACAACAACTACGAAGTAGAAAAGGCGGGTCAAGGAGAGTATAAATAGAAGAGCATTCAATGAAGAGAAGACACAGAAAAATACCGagaaaaattagagagagaataTATAGAGAAACTATTCAGCAACGAATTTGTCTCTAAGACCACGAGTTCTTTCTTTGTATCTCCATTCGGCATTTTGCTTACACTTCAATAAACGAAACCTTTGGCCCTTTTAATCTCTTTCAAACACTTGTTCAAGTATTCTAAACTCCTATTACCGAATTTAGGATTCAACAATGTCTTGTTGGCTAAAGCCAGGATCTGTAATCGTTTCGTCCCACAAACTATGAGAAAATGGCCACAAACCCTGGAATTCCGTTTTCTATCAATTTGCCACCTGGTTAGTGGTTAACATCCGGTCAGACCCGGAATATAAATAAGCCAAGGCCTTGGGAATATCCGGATGGACTAGATACTAATGGGCCTTTTTATATCTCTTTTCAGCCCAAACTTGTTTAATATCGTGATTTAGATAATGGATCCAAAATCGGAGTCCGGAGCCGTGCCTGCTACTATTCCTATTCCGAGGTTCTCACTGCCGAGAAGAAGGGTTTTGAAGGTTTCACAGATTCGTTCTCTTCACACCCAACGATGAAGCTCGTCAGGTACTTGTTTCGATTCTCTTCAGCTATGGTCATTACATTCCCATTCTTGATCGCCTGAGCTGATTTGTTAGTttcgatttgttttttttactagGTTTTTGATGAAATTGAACAACGAAACTGTGTCGATCGAGCTCAAGAACGGGACCGTGGTCCATGGAACCATCACTGGTACGTTCTAATTTAGTGGCTTTAATCGCATCACTGTGATTATATTATTAGCTCAAGTTAAAACTCGATGTTTTGGGGGTAGGTGTTGATGTGAGCATCAACACTCACTTGAAGACGGTTAAAATGAGCCTTAAAGGGAAGAACCCAGTGACAATGGATCATCTGAGCTTGAGGGGTAACAACATACGCTACTTCATTCTTCCTGATAGCTTGAATCTGGAGACTTTACTTGTTGAAGACACTCCTCGTCTTAAACCTAAGAAGCCTGTTGCTGGTAATAATATTTATCCcttcattttgatatataagtTTGCACAACCATAATAATAAGACTGTTTTTATCAATCAAtttattcctttttttgttCTTAGGGAAGCCTGTTGGGCGAGGCCGTGGACGTGGTGGTGCTCGTGGAGGCAGAGGTCGTTAAATAGAGCACTGGACCTTTTTTGTGTCTGAATTTGTAGTAGGAGAATGTATTGAACTATGTATCTTGCAATGGGAACATCTGATTAGGAAAGTGGTATGATTTAACGCTCGTAAAGAAAGTTACTAAGTAATGCAATTTCATTGATATAGAAGATTTAGCTTTTCATGTTGTGAGAGCATGTACAAGTATATAGCTATTGCGTGGTTTTGGAGCTCAATGCTTTTTTTATTCATGCGACGAATCTTAATGTATAGAAAAAACTGTGTTAATCTTTTCCATAAGTCTTTTCACATGATCCTGCAATTGGGTTCGTGATTGTAGACGGGTTCCTCGGTGTAGCCCTTTCCGTTGTACCCGTAGGGATCACACGGGTGTGGATAGGAAGATGGCACACCATATACATAGTGCCATGGTTGATAACATGGCTCTGGCTTTTTCTCCTCGGGTTTCTTTGGTGGTTCGACTTTGTTTACGCTTACAAGCTCTGCAAAGGCTACTTTCTTCCTCAGTGTGTTGGTTAGACAGATCATGTCGACTTCAACACCGGTCACCTCAATCTGGTTCCTGTGGTCTCCCTTTATTTCCGCACCTAACACGCCTGTAGACCGTTGCATTAGCTCGTTAGATTCAGCAAGGATTATGAGAAGTGAATTACGTATGGTTTTGTATCGTTGTTACCTTGAAATTGAACCGCAGTTTTCATTGCTTTTGCTCGTGTTTTATCATCAGTCATAGAGATTCTTATCAGGATCTTTTGCTGCACACGATTTGAAGACCACTTAACATCACAAGAGAAGTCTATTTCACACACACACGCACAAGAGTATCCTAGTTGGTACTTTTTATTGAGTACACATACATACCTTCATGTTATTGTCTTCTTCACGACCGGTATTGTGAATGATCAGAGATGATTAGCTTGAGAGTTCGCTTTTGAACGTTTGATGGGATGTTGCTAGTAAATTTTTGGGTTTCTCCGGATAAACAAATTTGAGGAAGTATAAATAAGTGTGTGGATTTTTTCCAATGGGTCATTGTCATGCACCAACGGAATAGGATAGTTTGAATTTCGACTTTCATATCGTTCCTTACTTGTTTTATTTGTTCTAGTTGACAATTGGTACAAGCTtctttgtcaattttttttaatttaggaAAATCGTTGCTTGATTAGGTCAATAATCAGATTAAATAGTTCCCAGTGTATCTCACTATAGTTTTGCcaagattaaaataaaattctaatatatacatttttggtATTTCAAGACTTAAGATACTTCTTCAAAGTTATCTCATATCTCTGAGAATATTTCATTTAGTTATGAAGAAATAtctcaaattttgaaataaccTTTAACATCATTTCATagattaaacatttttatattttatgttgctcaaaaaattattaatattttattagaatatatgttaataattttagtGAGATACGAAGTGTGACGATGTTCTAATGATATATATAAGTGCATTGtctaattgttttatatatccATGGCtcaagaattatattttttttgtcaatatctGCACAATGATGATTAATAAGATTTTTTCTCATCATCAAGTTTACGTAACAATTAGTGGAGcaattttaaaagattataaaaatagttatttgatTGGGTCAAAAAATCATACTAAATAATACATACTGTactatattctaaaaatataccATTGTCTtgattgttatatatatatactatgcaTGGCTCAAGAATTATAGTCTTAATGGTTAATAGGTTTACTATCCAGTTGTACatacaaaataattaatggaaCAAGTGTGTCCAAGTCTTGGTCTCCTCTAGGGTGCATGCTTCCCTCTCTTTTCCTACTTAATCAAAAAATAAGATTGGTTTGACTGCTAACCTGACATCAATTTGTATTAATCAAATAGTATATGCTTGACTTGCAATATGTAAGGTCGGTAGTCATATTCGATTTTCCAGTTTTATGAAACGgtcaaatcataaaaataaaaaataaataaatggttCTAGTTGTCTAACCAGTGTGAGTCACTGACAGTGGCTGCACAAAAATGATTTGATCAACTCATTATTGGCATCAATAGACAATAATCATCAGTAACAGTTTAACATTTAATCTTCTTACCAAAGAGAATGTATAATCATATTAAACACATCGACATATAGAACAATAATTATAGTtttataagcaaaaaaaaataacgtaTAGAACCATaacacaaacataaaatattgatgTTTGAAGCATttatcacaaacctaaatcaaTCAAAGGGaagaataaaaatcaaatatcgCATGGGCCGATATATTAAAATCATTCTGGCCCATCAACAAAACTGAAAGAAACCTTTTATAGTGGATAAATAATGTGGCCCATTATGGTCAACTCCCATAAATGCGTCTCATCTAAAACGCCG of the Brassica rapa cultivar Chiifu-401-42 chromosome A03, CAAS_Brap_v3.01, whole genome shotgun sequence genome contains:
- the LOC103859231 gene encoding uncharacterized protein LOC103859231, with translation MAASANPPGNNQEGSSAAQKVTSSSPAANGAAVKSVDNGGNTTVDNSETIRALRHNPGISVDWTHEEQSLLEDLLAKYASEPTIVRYAKIAMKMKDKTVRDVALRCRWMTKKENGKRRKEDHSSRKSKDKKEKTTDSSAKSSSHMNVHPNGPSYPPPMMPIDTDDGISFKAIGGVSGDLLEQNAQMFNQVSTNFSAFQIHENVNILCKARDNILSILNDLNDMPEVMKQMPPLPVKVNEELANSILPRPPHQKKS
- the LOC103859234 gene encoding small nuclear ribonucleoprotein SmD1a, whose product is MKLVRFLMKLNNETVSIELKNGTVVHGTITGVDVSINTHLKTVKMSLKGKNPVTMDHLSLRGNNIRYFILPDSLNLETLLVEDTPRLKPKKPVAGKPVGRGRGRGGARGGRGR
- the LOC103859229 gene encoding peroxisomal membrane protein 13: MATSGGSPPKPWEQEGNNNNASGPKPFRPPSNTSTADSVEASGTANPGELVSSANRTNTAATMNGLTRPVPSRPWEQQQTYGSTYGGGYGSNLGMNSGYGSGTYGSGLGGYGSSYGGGMYGGSSMYNRGGYGGGGMYGSSGMYGGGGMYNSSFGGGYGMGMGTGMGMGMGMSPYGGQDPNDPFNQPPSPPGFWISFLRVMQGAVNFFGRVAMLIDQNTQAFHMFMSALLQLFDRGGMLYGELARFVLRMLGVRTKPRKMQQPPQGPNGLPLPHQPHGNQNFIEGPKGGAAPGGGGGGWDNVWGN
- the LOC103859230 gene encoding cytochrome b561 and DOMON domain-containing protein At3g07570 — its product is MKLCSVSFISSLIALQLLPLFTIVNGQQATDSCNSTLPLKDLAFDSRHHQCVEVWRVQNYILRYARTVENTWSFILSAPDSSAYIGIGFSTTGQMVGSSAVVGWITSDSRSGSAKQYLLGGKSPGEVIPDQGDLKIINGSLKIESVSSRLYLSFQLRAELPRERLLYARGPAEFFPSSPDFRLREHQFMTTTTINYNTGPATFGPSMSPGPGSSPPSPSSAYGLSPSLLFLFMGLVALKFY
- the LOC103859232 gene encoding heavy metal-associated isoprenylated plant protein 16, translated to MKQKILIRISMTDDKTRAKAMKTAVQFQGVLGAEIKGDHRNQIEVTGVEVDMICLTNTLRKKVAFAELVSVNKVEPPKKPEEKKPEPCYQPWHYVYGVPSSYPHPCDPYGYNGKGYTEEPVYNHEPNCRIM